In Vibrio sp. 10N, the following proteins share a genomic window:
- a CDS encoding DUF3179 domain-containing protein: protein MRSILPVLSFALLLLAPSLGSAKSLNGFELDNASVPLDLVQSGGPPRDGIPALTDPKFELGKNAKSVKARDVVLGLMINGEAKAYPLNILNWHEIVNDTVGGKRVVVSYCPLCSSGMAFSSKPEGSGKRELEFGVSGLLYSSDVLMYDRETESLWSQIHGEAVAGALVGSKLKQIPMSLSRWSTWLQRNPETQVLSTETGYRRDYQRDPYAGYAKHPSIYFPVANQAPSQYHQKEMVLGVLLGDSAVAFPFSELEKQDKVSFEYVVGNQIYTIHWDSQNQSAWVTDKDGQALASTLLFWFAWYAFYPDTQVFNAS, encoded by the coding sequence ATGCGTTCTATTCTTCCTGTACTTTCATTTGCTTTATTACTGCTCGCCCCTTCTTTAGGATCTGCAAAATCCCTCAATGGCTTTGAGTTAGACAACGCCAGCGTACCTCTGGATCTAGTCCAAAGTGGAGGGCCGCCTCGGGATGGCATCCCTGCACTTACCGATCCGAAGTTTGAATTAGGCAAGAACGCCAAAAGCGTAAAGGCACGTGATGTGGTGTTGGGTTTGATGATCAATGGCGAAGCCAAAGCTTATCCACTGAACATTCTGAACTGGCATGAGATCGTCAATGATACTGTGGGTGGAAAGCGAGTCGTAGTGAGCTACTGTCCACTTTGTAGTAGCGGGATGGCGTTTAGTAGTAAACCAGAGGGGAGTGGAAAGCGTGAGCTAGAGTTTGGTGTGTCGGGCTTGTTGTATAGCTCAGACGTGCTGATGTATGACCGGGAAACCGAGTCGCTTTGGTCGCAAATCCATGGTGAAGCAGTGGCAGGGGCGTTGGTTGGCAGCAAGCTTAAGCAGATCCCGATGTCTTTGTCTCGTTGGTCAACTTGGTTGCAGCGCAATCCTGAAACACAGGTGTTATCGACGGAAACAGGATATCGGCGTGACTACCAACGCGACCCTTACGCGGGTTATGCCAAGCATCCTAGTATCTATTTTCCCGTGGCAAACCAAGCCCCAAGCCAATACCACCAGAAAGAGATGGTGTTGGGCGTATTGCTCGGCGATAGTGCCGTTGCGTTTCCATTCAGTGAGTTAGAAAAGCAAGATAAGGTGAGTTTTGAGTACGTGGTTGGCAACCAGATTTATACCATTCATTGGGATAGTCAGAACCAGTCCGCTTGGGTAACCGACAAAGACGGACAGGCCTTAGCATCGACTTTGCTATTTTGGTTTGCTTGGTATGCCTTTTATCCTGATACCCAAGTCTTTAATGCATCCTAA
- a CDS encoding type 1 glutamine amidotransferase domain-containing protein → MKKVLIPVTNHATLGETDQANGTYAPELTHALSEILAAGFEYDIASIKGGKAPLYGTDIEGDSVNAELLANDDFQNRINNTIPASQINVEDYDAIFYPGGFGLLSDLATDESFAAIAAKHYENGGIVSAVCHGPGALLPITLSNGEKLLASKSVTGFTREEEVDFGTIDAIPFLLEESLARTAKQYTKVQPWQELVIVDERVITGQNPTSAHGVGKALVESLS, encoded by the coding sequence ATGAAAAAAGTACTGATCCCAGTTACCAATCACGCCACGCTAGGTGAAACCGACCAAGCCAACGGTACCTACGCGCCAGAATTAACCCATGCGCTCAGTGAAATCCTAGCCGCAGGGTTCGAGTATGACATCGCCTCAATCAAAGGTGGCAAAGCGCCACTATATGGCACGGATATCGAAGGTGACAGCGTCAATGCAGAACTGCTGGCGAACGATGACTTTCAAAACCGCATTAACAACACAATTCCAGCCTCGCAAATCAACGTAGAAGACTACGACGCTATCTTCTATCCTGGTGGCTTTGGTCTGCTGTCTGATCTCGCAACGGACGAATCTTTCGCAGCCATTGCGGCAAAACACTATGAGAATGGCGGCATTGTGTCTGCGGTATGTCACGGTCCTGGTGCTCTACTGCCAATCACACTTAGCAATGGTGAAAAGCTGTTGGCCTCTAAGTCGGTGACCGGTTTTACTCGTGAAGAAGAAGTCGACTTCGGCACCATCGATGCGATTCCATTCTTGCTGGAAGAATCTCTTGCACGTACCGCTAAGCAGTACACTAAGGTGCAGCCTTGGCAAGAGTTAGTCATCGTTGATGAGCGCGTGATCACGGGTCAAAACCCAACAAGTGCCCACGGCGTGGGTAAAGCACTGGTTGAAAGTCTTAGCTAA
- a CDS encoding LysR family transcriptional regulator has protein sequence MESFEGINEFVAVAESHGFSAAAKQLGCSTSHVSRQVSRLEQRVGVALLARSTRMVSLTDAGQVYYQQCKELVIGLQQANERLSSQHIDLSGTLRVSAAGAFAENHVAPALMAFAKQYPELTVEMDFNTRMVNFIEDGVDFAIRYGRLNDSGLVARKLVDRPMAAAASQQYLSQYGEPTHPNQLAQHSCIIANNDHWQFEKEGKPMSAIRVSGRWRSNNSNALLQACEEGLGIAYLPRSSFGDALSTGKLTPVLEPYWGKGSSSWIVYQNRRFLPVRARMAIDYLVNYFADWQE, from the coding sequence ATGGAGAGCTTTGAAGGGATCAATGAGTTCGTTGCTGTTGCAGAAAGTCACGGTTTCTCGGCTGCGGCCAAGCAGCTTGGTTGCAGCACCAGTCATGTGAGTCGCCAAGTCTCGAGATTGGAACAGCGGGTGGGGGTGGCATTACTAGCGCGCTCGACCCGAATGGTCAGTTTGACGGACGCAGGACAGGTGTATTACCAGCAGTGCAAAGAGCTGGTCATTGGGTTACAGCAAGCTAATGAGCGTTTATCTTCTCAACATATTGATCTCAGTGGCACGCTGCGCGTCAGCGCTGCTGGTGCATTTGCAGAAAATCATGTTGCGCCAGCTCTCATGGCGTTTGCCAAACAATATCCAGAACTCACAGTCGAAATGGATTTTAATACCCGCATGGTGAACTTCATCGAAGATGGCGTTGATTTTGCGATTCGCTATGGCCGTTTGAATGACTCGGGGTTAGTGGCAAGAAAGCTGGTGGACAGGCCGATGGCCGCTGCGGCAAGTCAGCAGTATTTATCACAATATGGTGAGCCAACACATCCCAATCAACTTGCTCAACATAGCTGTATAATCGCCAACAATGATCACTGGCAGTTTGAAAAAGAAGGCAAGCCGATGAGCGCTATTCGTGTAAGTGGTCGTTGGAGAAGCAACAATTCAAACGCACTGCTTCAAGCGTGTGAAGAGGGGTTGGGTATTGCTTATTTGCCGCGAAGCAGTTTTGGGGATGCGTTATCCACGGGCAAATTAACGCCTGTTCTCGAGCCTTATTGGGGCAAAGGTTCGAGTAGCTGGATTGTTTACCAAAATCGCCGCTTCTTGCCCGTAAGAGCAAGAATGGCGATTGATTACTTAGTGAATTACTTCGCTGATTGGCAGGAATAA
- a CDS encoding LytR/AlgR family response regulator transcription factor: MIKALIADDEPLLRFHLDKLLADAWPELDVVAKCENGEQALSAIEKEHIDVAFLDIQMPGKTGLDVAREIAKRSSNSDKPAPLIIFITAFDHYAVSAFEANAVDYLLKPIDETRLIEACEKAKSRLSSHSAAPELSSLMANLEKLSLNATPQFSKWLKASKQDEIHLVSVDDIAYLKAEDKYVTLVTDDKREYVLRSSIKELSNQLDPDCFWQIHRSTMINLHKLEKVKKDLTGKMNAYVAGSKLPVSRALQHLFK; encoded by the coding sequence ATGATAAAAGCACTGATTGCTGACGACGAACCGCTCCTTCGATTCCACCTCGACAAGTTGTTGGCTGACGCTTGGCCTGAGCTCGACGTCGTTGCGAAATGTGAAAACGGCGAACAAGCGCTTTCCGCTATCGAAAAGGAACACATCGATGTGGCGTTTCTAGATATTCAAATGCCGGGAAAAACCGGACTGGATGTTGCGCGAGAGATCGCTAAACGTTCATCAAACAGCGATAAACCAGCCCCTCTGATCATCTTTATTACCGCGTTTGATCACTATGCTGTCAGTGCGTTTGAAGCTAATGCGGTGGATTACTTACTCAAGCCCATTGATGAAACAAGACTTATTGAGGCTTGTGAAAAAGCCAAATCGCGCCTGTCTTCACATAGCGCAGCCCCTGAGCTTAGCTCGCTCATGGCCAACTTGGAAAAGCTGTCCCTGAATGCCACACCACAATTTTCTAAATGGCTTAAAGCCAGTAAGCAAGACGAAATTCATCTCGTATCAGTCGACGATATTGCCTACCTAAAAGCCGAAGATAAGTACGTTACCTTAGTCACCGATGACAAACGCGAATATGTGCTACGTAGTAGCATCAAAGAGCTATCAAACCAGCTTGATCCTGACTGTTTTTGGCAGATTCACCGCTCAACGATGATCAATCTTCATAAGCTCGAAAAGGTGAAAAAAGATCTCACTGGAAAAATGAACGCTTATGTGGCTGGGAGCAAACTTCCTGTCAGCCGCGCTCTGCAACACCTTTTCAAGTGA
- a CDS encoding sensor histidine kinase has translation MMTIPMAENGWARSLLFTTLFCALIAVITASIWSAPYYENLMISLGYGYSAVFISWALARFVPTLNQQRTLSLAITLSSAVALGTVNAYFWVSKYPGFDVWNGIKPIFFLGIIFTSICFYFFHAQEQKMRLQQALEQTKRDQIEQEKALVESELKQLQSQIEPHFLFNTLANVSVLIDANPEQAKVMLDKLTTLLRASMTGHRSSHVTIASEMKLLEAYLAIQGTRLGDRLTATFDISDEASHVMIPPYLLQPLVENAIKHGIEPSVKGGKVAIEAQNKGNQCILKVVDNGLGLSANSDNAGHGIGIKNAKSRLNAMYQGRATLTITENAQGGVTATIILPLDAQ, from the coding sequence ATGATGACTATTCCAATGGCGGAGAATGGCTGGGCTCGCTCACTGTTGTTCACAACTCTGTTCTGCGCCTTAATTGCTGTGATCACCGCATCCATTTGGTCGGCACCTTATTATGAGAACCTGATGATAAGCCTTGGCTATGGTTACAGCGCCGTGTTCATCTCTTGGGCGCTTGCTCGTTTTGTGCCGACACTGAATCAACAGCGCACTCTATCGCTCGCCATAACGCTATCCTCAGCCGTCGCGCTTGGTACGGTAAATGCCTATTTTTGGGTGAGTAAATATCCGGGATTCGATGTGTGGAACGGCATAAAGCCGATCTTTTTCCTTGGCATTATATTTACCTCAATCTGCTTCTACTTTTTTCATGCTCAAGAGCAGAAAATGAGACTGCAACAAGCTCTGGAACAAACCAAGCGTGACCAAATCGAGCAAGAAAAAGCCTTAGTCGAATCCGAGCTTAAGCAGTTGCAAAGTCAAATTGAACCGCACTTTCTGTTTAACACCCTTGCCAATGTCAGCGTGCTCATTGATGCCAACCCTGAGCAAGCCAAAGTGATGCTCGATAAGCTGACCACTTTGCTGAGAGCGTCTATGACAGGACACCGTAGTAGTCATGTCACCATCGCCTCGGAAATGAAGTTATTGGAAGCCTACCTAGCTATCCAAGGGACGCGCTTAGGTGACAGACTAACGGCAACGTTTGATATTTCAGATGAAGCCAGCCATGTGATGATTCCGCCTTATCTACTTCAACCGCTGGTAGAGAATGCTATCAAGCACGGTATTGAACCTAGTGTCAAAGGGGGCAAGGTTGCCATTGAGGCACAAAACAAAGGCAATCAATGCATACTAAAGGTCGTAGATAACGGACTAGGTCTCTCAGCCAATAGCGATAATGCGGGTCATGGTATCGGGATCAAGAATGCAAAATCTCGGCTCAATGCCATGTATCAAGGCAGAGCCACGCTAACAATCACTGAGAACGCACAAGGTGGCGTAACCGCCACCATTATTTTACCGCTCGACGCTCAATAA
- a CDS encoding outer membrane lipoprotein-sorting protein codes for MFNWIQKQPLLIASLVTICASWQAQANTISKDTSAAEILSIADDYRLEDAASKVVTEVALYQDGELDKTRQYEVYLRPDRESLVLFKSKVEQGQKMLMLGDNYWLVMPKSRRPIRITPMQKLLGDASVGDVSTLTWSQDYTGEIVSEQSNISGADSEPTLRLSLKAKTAGASYQSIDLWVEKQSGFPVRADLYLTSGKLAKKALFESGEREGQRRVVTMVLLDQIQTDKKTVIDYQEVTPQQLADKYYNPAYLSKNKRVEL; via the coding sequence ATGTTTAATTGGATTCAAAAACAGCCGCTATTAATAGCATCACTAGTCACAATCTGTGCCAGCTGGCAAGCGCAAGCCAACACAATATCTAAAGATACCAGCGCTGCAGAGATACTATCGATCGCCGATGACTACCGCCTAGAGGACGCAGCTTCTAAAGTGGTTACCGAAGTTGCGCTCTATCAAGATGGCGAGCTTGATAAGACCCGCCAATATGAAGTGTACTTGAGACCAGACCGAGAATCTTTGGTGCTATTTAAGTCCAAAGTCGAGCAAGGTCAAAAGATGTTGATGCTTGGTGACAACTATTGGCTAGTGATGCCAAAAAGTCGTAGACCCATCCGCATCACACCGATGCAAAAACTGTTAGGTGATGCGTCTGTGGGCGATGTCTCCACACTGACTTGGAGCCAAGATTACACAGGTGAAATCGTCTCAGAGCAAAGTAATATTTCCGGTGCTGATTCTGAACCTACACTTCGGCTTTCTCTAAAGGCAAAAACAGCGGGCGCGAGCTATCAATCGATTGATCTTTGGGTCGAGAAACAGAGCGGTTTTCCAGTGCGAGCAGACCTCTACCTTACTTCTGGCAAACTGGCCAAAAAGGCACTATTTGAATCTGGAGAGCGTGAAGGCCAAAGACGCGTAGTCACTATGGTCTTGCTCGATCAAATCCAAACCGACAAAAAGACGGTTATCGACTACCAAGAGGTTACGCCGCAGCAGCTCGCCGACAAGTACTACAACCCGGCGTATCTGTCTAAAAATAAGCGAGTCGAGCTATGA
- a CDS encoding ABC transporter permease — protein sequence MISAQLQGFKTASLYLVRNKRRTLLSLIIVAIAIFALTAAAGFGLFTYQSLERSTANDVGHITLSQPGYFEREEEMPLQNGIAQYQTLNGLLSQTLETKGIQPRIYFSGLISNGRKSSIFVGNGVEPSEFVLREDFIGLQTGSALTESSEDGIMIANELANNLSVRVGDWVTLLATTTDGVLNAMDFQVVGTYSTGVPELDKRQIHVRLSSAQSLLASDKVSAVSIYLNDTRLTDSASIAVTKALDSDPAFANLQLTPWYERAFFYNKVRGLYNGIFGVLGIVLGLVVFVALFNTMSMTVSERTREIGALSAMGSYPREIIAMFVRESILIGMVGSVAGALFAWFTTLFLQVANIQMPPPPGRSEGYPLELVFSLNVATYAGIAVIIICVFAAFISARKGTKRPITEALAYV from the coding sequence ATGATTTCAGCACAACTACAGGGCTTTAAAACCGCAAGCCTATATCTGGTTAGAAACAAGCGCCGCACACTGTTGTCATTAATCATCGTTGCGATTGCTATCTTTGCGCTTACCGCGGCAGCGGGTTTTGGCTTGTTTACCTATCAATCACTCGAGCGCTCCACCGCGAACGATGTTGGCCATATTACCTTAAGCCAACCCGGCTACTTTGAGCGTGAAGAAGAAATGCCACTGCAAAATGGTATTGCTCAGTACCAAACGCTTAACGGACTGCTCAGTCAAACACTCGAAACCAAGGGAATTCAACCAAGGATCTATTTCTCTGGTTTGATATCCAATGGCCGAAAGTCCTCTATTTTTGTCGGCAATGGTGTTGAGCCCAGTGAGTTTGTTCTGCGTGAAGATTTCATTGGTTTGCAAACTGGCAGCGCGCTTACCGAATCCAGCGAAGACGGCATTATGATCGCCAATGAACTGGCCAATAACCTGTCTGTTCGCGTTGGGGATTGGGTAACGCTGCTTGCGACTACGACGGATGGTGTGCTCAATGCGATGGATTTCCAAGTTGTGGGCACCTACAGTACCGGCGTTCCTGAACTCGATAAACGCCAGATTCATGTTCGTCTATCGAGTGCACAATCTCTGCTCGCCAGTGATAAAGTCAGCGCAGTGTCTATCTACTTAAACGACACCAGACTGACAGACTCGGCCTCAATAGCAGTAACTAAAGCACTCGACAGCGACCCTGCCTTTGCCAACTTACAACTCACCCCATGGTACGAGCGCGCGTTTTTCTACAACAAGGTTCGCGGCCTCTACAACGGCATCTTTGGTGTCCTCGGTATCGTGCTTGGCTTAGTGGTATTTGTGGCGCTATTTAACACGATGTCGATGACCGTGTCTGAACGTACACGTGAAATTGGCGCTCTGTCCGCAATGGGCAGTTACCCACGAGAGATCATCGCCATGTTTGTCCGTGAGTCGATACTCATCGGTATGGTTGGTAGCGTTGCTGGCGCCCTGTTTGCCTGGTTCACCACGCTGTTTCTTCAAGTTGCCAATATTCAAATGCCACCACCACCGGGGCGAAGTGAAGGCTACCCATTGGAGCTCGTATTCTCATTGAACGTTGCTACCTACGCGGGCATCGCCGTCATCATCATCTGCGTGTTTGCTGCGTTTATTTCCGCACGCAAAGGTACCAAACGACCTATTACGGAGGCACTTGCTTATGTTTAA
- a CDS encoding ABC transporter ATP-binding protein, whose protein sequence is MITFHQLHKRYIMGANDVEALKHISGTIQTGEIVALCGPSGSGKSTLLNILGLLDTNYDGEIHFASNTMSKDAKALTRFRRENIGFVFQRFNLIPVMTALENVAYPLMLNKVSYQERMQIAEQWLERVGLGEVKHHRPDHLSGGQQQRVAIARALIHNPQLVIADEPTASLDSKSAGQIVELMKKLSHEQGTTFIVATHDSRMSSRCDRTIELVDGTLSSMPQHQPIELSKEIA, encoded by the coding sequence ATGATTACGTTCCACCAACTACACAAACGCTACATCATGGGCGCAAACGATGTAGAAGCGCTTAAACACATTTCCGGCACGATTCAGACTGGTGAAATCGTCGCTTTGTGTGGGCCGTCGGGTTCAGGGAAGAGTACATTACTGAATATCTTAGGGCTGCTCGACACCAACTATGACGGCGAGATTCATTTCGCGAGCAATACCATGAGTAAAGACGCTAAAGCACTAACCCGCTTTCGCCGTGAGAATATTGGTTTCGTGTTCCAGCGCTTTAACCTAATCCCAGTAATGACGGCACTGGAGAATGTCGCTTACCCGCTCATGCTCAACAAAGTCTCTTACCAAGAACGCATGCAAATTGCCGAGCAATGGCTAGAGCGTGTGGGACTTGGTGAGGTCAAGCACCATCGCCCCGACCACCTTTCCGGCGGCCAGCAGCAGCGCGTAGCCATCGCCAGAGCACTAATTCACAACCCACAGTTGGTCATTGCCGATGAACCAACCGCCAGTCTAGACAGCAAATCCGCAGGGCAAATCGTCGAGTTAATGAAGAAGCTTAGTCATGAGCAAGGCACGACTTTCATCGTCGCCACGCACGACAGTCGTATGTCCAGCCGCTGTGACCGCACCATTGAACTGGTCGACGGCACGCTCTCTTCCATGCCACAACATCAGCCGATTGAGCTAAGTAAGGAGATCGCATGA
- a CDS encoding TIGR02450 family Trp-rich protein codes for MNKFNPNKLLNSKWTAVTPKQKEKHFIVVEVERDDEGVVIGCQLEAIMSKRAIEMDWRELKDRGSWLQGWK; via the coding sequence ATAAATAAGTTTAATCCCAACAAGTTACTGAATAGCAAGTGGACCGCAGTGACACCAAAACAGAAAGAGAAGCACTTTATTGTGGTTGAAGTAGAGCGCGATGATGAAGGCGTGGTGATTGGTTGTCAGTTAGAGGCGATTATGTCGAAGCGAGCGATAGAGATGGACTGGCGTGAGTTGAAGGATAGGGGGAGTTGGTTGCAGGGGTGGAAGTGA